In Alphaproteobacteria bacterium, the genomic stretch CGATCACCGCACCCCCGACGAGCTGGTATTCGGTCGTGAATCCGAGCTGAAAATGGGTTATCGCGCCGATCAGTCCAGCCGACAAAACCGCCGAAACAATAAAACCCTTGTACAGGGCGGCCATGATGTTCTGACTCGCGCCAAGGCGAACGAAGAAAGTGCCAATAACGGAGCCCACGATGCACACGGCGCAGACCAGCAGCGGATATAGCATCATTTGCTCTTGCGCCGCCCCTGAGAAGAAGATGGCGCCAAGAAGCATCGTCGCAACGACCGTTACCGCGTAAGTCTCGAAAAGGTCGGCCGCCATACCGGCGCAGTCTCCGACATTGTCGCCCACGTTATCGGCGATGACAGCCGCGTTCCGCGGGTCGTCCTCCGGAATACCGGCTTCGATCTTGCCAACCAGGTCGGCTCCGACATCGGCGCCTTTGGTGAAAATGCCGCCACCCAGACGCGCAAAGATCGAGATCAGCGAGGCGCCAAAGCTGAGCGCCACCAAGGCCTCGACGATCGGCCGCGCCTCTCCACCGAAATGATCGCGCAGGAAGATGTAATAGACTGCCACGCCCAGCAGGCCGAGACCGACCACGAGCAGGCCCGTGACAGCGCCGGACTGGAACGCGATTTTGAGCGCTCCCTGGAGACTGGTCCGCGCTGCTTCCGCGGTCCGGACATTCGCTCGCACCGATACGTGCATCCCGACATAGCCGGCCAGGCCGGAGAGGATCGCACCGACAAAATACCCGATAGCCGCATAGATGCCCAGGAACAGGCCCAAGATGATGCCGATGACGGCACCGACCAATGCGATCGTTGTGTATTGCCGATTCAGGTAAGCTCTCGCGCCTTCTTGAACGGCGCCGGCAATCTCTCTCATGCGATCGTTACCGGCAGGCGCCGACATGACCGCACGAGATGCATAGAGACCGTAGAGCAGGGCCAAAACCCCGCATGCGATCACGAACCAGTAATACGCTGACATTCGCCAACCCTTTGTTATTTTTCGGAAGGTTAAGGACTCGTGGAAGGTGCCCGGAGTGGGCGCCATCCCCCTGAATGGCCCCTGTCTACCCCTCGCGAGGCCGGCTGGAACATGCCAGAACCGGCCACAGGGCGCAACCTGCGAGATGCCGAAAAAAGGCCGAAAATCGGGCCGCGCGGGTTCCGCCGGCGCCTCCTGACGCTAGCCTTGCTGCTCGAGAATCCGCGTGAACAGGATTTCGCGGACAGTCCCTTCTCCCAGGATCGCGTCCGTGCGCTGATCGAGAATTTGCTTCGCCCGGCCGGCATCGAAGCGGACATGGCCGCCTGGATAGGGAACCGAGAGGAGCCGGTGCAGTTCGCCACGATAGGCATCCACCAGCCGCAACTGAAGCCGTTTGACTTTCTCGATGTCTTCCTCGCCCACGACGTGAAGCACGATGGTGATGGATATCTGCTTCAATGGCCGCCCTTGGCGGATAACCGAGATCACAACGGGCTCCAGGGAGAGATAGCGGGCGGTTTCACCTGCCTCGGCGGGTGCCGCGGCGGCCTCGGCCGACCGCCCCGGCAGGCCGAGCAGCAGCGCCAGCCCGATAATCGGGGCGCTCCAGACAGCGACTTTGGACGGTTTCCGGCGTGGCATCACGGGCTCCTTCTGCGGAACCCATCCTGAACGCCTCAGGTAAAGCGCCCGTAAACAACAGATCAATTATAAGTAGCTGATAAGAAAGAGAATTTTAGAAATGCGCGTAGCCGCGTCTGGGGCTTTCCATACGATTTCCCGCCTGGTCCAGCAATGCCACGCCATGTCCGGGCACGATCTCGCCGATCCGCGTCACGCCAACCGCCCTTGATCCCAGGGCCAGGACCTCGGGCGCGCGCGCAGGCGGGGCGGTAAACACCAGCTCATAGTCATCGCCTCCGGAAAGAGCCAGAGCGAGCCGGTCGGGATCATTACCGACGATTAGGGCGGCCGCCGCCGAGAGCGGCACGTCGCGGGCCCGGAGGACGGCTCCCACGCCGGAGTTCTCGCAAATATGGCCGGTATCGGCCAGCAGGCCATCCGACACATCTATCGCCGCCGTCGCCAACCCGCCCAGCCCTTGTCCCAGCGCAAGACGCGGATCCGGCAGGGCCAGTCGATGCGCCAGCCAGGCGCGACTCTCGGGCCCCGGATCGGGCACGCGGTTTTCCCGGATCTCCAGCGCCAGCGCTGCGTCCCCGATAGAACCGGAAACATAAATGCCGTCGCCCGCCCTGGCACCGTCGCGCCGCAGGGCCCGGCCCGCCGGCACCAGACCCACCGCCGTCAGGGAGAGGACGGCGGGTCCGCGGGTGGCGACAGTGTCGCCGCCAGCCAGGGAGAGCCCGAAAGTTTGCTGATCCGCCGCAAGACCGGCGCTCAGACCCGCCATCCAGTGGTCGCCCCGCGAGGCGGGAAGCGCGAGGGTCAGGAAGTAGGCGTACGGCGCCGCACCCATGGCCGCAAGATCGGACAGATTAACCCGCAGCAGCTTCCTTGCGACGTTATCAGGCGGATCGTCCGGAAAAAAATGGACGCCCTCAACCATCGCGTCGGCGGTGACGACTATATCCTGTCCCGGTGGGGGCGCGAACACGGCGGCGTCATCCTTCAGCCTGAGCGCCGGCGCGAAATCCTTTGCAAGCGGCGCCAGATAGCGCTCGATCAGGGCAAATTCACCGGAGGTTTTCGCCGCCATCCTTTTTTCCACCTTGCATCTCGTCGGCACGCAGCCGTCGGGCAAGTCCATCGAGGACACCATTGACGAAACGGGTCTGGCGGTCTTCAAAAAACGCGTCCGCGACCTCGACATATTCGGACACGATCGCCCGTGCGGGAGTGCCGGTCTCGCGCAGCAATTCGTAGGCACCAGCGCGTAGAACAGCACGTACCAGCGGCTCGATCTGGTCGAGGCCGCGTGCCAGCGTGAGCACTTCCTTCAATTCGGCCTCGATGGCGGATTTTTCTCGCGCAACGCCAAGCACCAGATCGGTAAGAAGCGGCTCGGACAGTTTTGCCGACCCGAGGCCGAGAGAACCGTCGCGCGCGCGATGATCGACAAATTCTCCCAGCACCTCCTGAGGAGAGACGCCCGTCATCTCGCTCTGGTAAATCGCCTGCACCGCCGCGAGGCGGGAAGTGCGACGGGGTCCTGAAGAACCTCTGGATTTTTTTCTGGAATCTGTGTTCGCCACATCGGCTCGCAAATTATGATGCCAGGGGCGCTGGGCGAGATGCCCTTATTCTCGCCGCCCTCATCGGGGATAAAGTCGGAAGTCCCGCTTCAGTTCGATCATCCGAAGGCACGCCCTGGCGGCCTCGCCGCCCTTGTCACCCTGCTCCCGGGACGCGCGCACCCAGGCCTGGTCCCTGTTCTCCACGGTCAAAAGGCCGAACCCGATGGCAAGCGTATATTTGAGCGTGAGGTCCTGGACGCCGCGCGCAGTCTGCTCGCAAACGATATCGTAATGGGATGTTTCTCCACGAATGACGCAACCCAGCGCGACATACCCGTCATAACGCTTCCTGGCGTTGTAGAAATCGAGCGACCGTACTGCCATTTGTATCGCCGACGGGATCTCAAAAGCGCCGGGAACCGGCACCCTTTCATGGGTTGCGCCGGCATTCTCCAGCACGGCGATAGCGCCCTTCGCCAATTCCTCGCTGATATCCGTGTAATAGGGCGCTTCAACGATCATGATATGGGGTGCGTCAGACATGGGTCATCATCCTATGCGGTATTGCGTCCGGGTAAAGCCGCCTCATCCCTGGATGCCAAGATCAAGGGGGCGCTGATCCACCACGCGCAGGCCGTAGCCTTCGATCCCTACGATGTTTCGCGACGTGTTTGACAGCAGAATCATGTCCGATACTCCGAGGTCGAGAAGGATTTGGGCCCCCACGCCGTAATCCCGCAATTCAGGATTGTGTTGTCCACCCGGGTCCACCATGTGGCGGACAGCGTCGGAAAGAGCCGTCGCCCGCGATTCCCGGATCACGACAACAACACCCCGGCCCTCGTCGGCAATCATCTGCATGGCGCTGTGCAGCCGGCCGGAGGCACCATACACCGTGTGGCCCAGCGCATCATCCAGCACATTGAGCGCATGCATCCTGACCAGGACCGGCTCAGGGGTCGAAATGTCGCCCTTCACCAGCGCGATATGCTCCGAATAGGTGACATTGTTCACGTACACAAAGAGTTTGAAGAGCCCGCCGAAGCGGCTGTCGATGCGCGCCTCCAGCGTCCTTTCCACGAGTTTCTCGGTACGTCGGCGATATTCGATGAGATCGGCAATCGTGCCAATTCTCAGCCCCTGCTCCTTCGCGAACTCGACGAGCTCCGGCATGCGCGCCATGGTGCCGTCGTCGTTCATGATCTCGCAAATCACGCCGGCCGGATAAAGCCCGGCGAGACGGGCGATGTCGACGGCGGCCTCGGTGTGACCCGCCCTAAGCAAGACACCGCCATCATTTGCCACAAGTGGAAAAACATGCCCCGGGCTGACAATATCCGTCTGGCCCTTGGATTCATCAATAGCCACGGCAATGGTCCGTGCCCTGTCGTGCGCTGAAATCCCTGTCGAGATACCTTCGCGTGCCTCGATGGAAACGGTAAACGCTGTCTGGTGCCGAGACTGGTTGGCCTGACTCATGAGTGAGAGCCCCAACTCTTCAACCCGGCGCCGATTAAGAGCGAGACAAATCAGGCCACGCCCGTGCTTGGCCATGAAATTGATGACGTCGGGCGTGGCCATCTGGGCCGGGATAACCAGATCACCTTCGTTTTCCCGCTCCTCATCGTCCACGAGTATGACCATACGACCATTGCGCGCTTCTTCGATGATGTCATCGGGATCGGAAAGAAACTTACTGTGAGACAAAGCGATCAGCTCTCCATTAAACGGGCGATATAACGCGCCAGCATATCGATTTCGAAATTGACGCGATCGCCGATCTTGAGGGCGCCCAAGGTGGTCTCGGACTGAGTGTGCGGAATTATGTTGATCCCAAAATTGCCGTTTTCGACTTCGTTGACAGTCAAGGATACACCGTCAAGGGCGACCGAGCCCTTCGGAGAGACGAACTTGCGCAAATCTTCCGACACACCGAAAACATATCTGAGACTATCTCCTTCGGGCCGGATGTCGAGAACGCGAACCGTGCCGTCGACATGACCGGAGACCAGATGCCCCCCCAGTTCGTCTCCCATCTTGAGCGCACGCTCGAGATTAACCCTGTGGCCAACCCTCCAGGCTTCCAGTGTGGTCTTGGACAGGGTTTCGGCTGAAACATCAACCGAAAAATTTCCCGGCCCCTTGTCGACGACGGTCAGGCATGGCCCTGAACACGCGATGGAAGCCCCAAGATCGATCGTACCGGTCTCATATGACGTGCGAATCCTGAATCGCGTGT encodes the following:
- the thiL gene encoding thiamine-phosphate kinase, giving the protein MAAKTSGEFALIERYLAPLAKDFAPALRLKDDAAVFAPPPGQDIVVTADAMVEGVHFFPDDPPDNVARKLLRVNLSDLAAMGAAPYAYFLTLALPASRGDHWMAGLSAGLAADQQTFGLSLAGGDTVATRGPAVLSLTAVGLVPAGRALRRDGARAGDGIYVSGSIGDAALALEIRENRVPDPGPESRAWLAHRLALPDPRLALGQGLGGLATAAIDVSDGLLADTGHICENSGVGAVLRARDVPLSAAAALIVGNDPDRLALALSGGDDYELVFTAPPARAPEVLALGSRAVGVTRIGEIVPGHGVALLDQAGNRMESPRRGYAHF
- a CDS encoding riboflavin synthase; the protein is MFTGIITDIGTVDAIEKAGDTRFRIRTSYETGTIDLGASIACSGPCLTVVDKGPGNFSVDVSAETLSKTTLEAWRVGHRVNLERALKMGDELGGHLVSGHVDGTVRVLDIRPEGDSLRYVFGVSEDLRKFVSPKGSVALDGVSLTVNEVENGNFGINIIPHTQSETTLGALKIGDRVNFEIDMLARYIARLMES
- the nusB gene encoding transcription antitermination factor NusB — encoded protein: MANTDSRKKSRGSSGPRRTSRLAAVQAIYQSEMTGVSPQEVLGEFVDHRARDGSLGLGSAKLSEPLLTDLVLGVAREKSAIEAELKEVLTLARGLDQIEPLVRAVLRAGAYELLRETGTPARAIVSEYVEVADAFFEDRQTRFVNGVLDGLARRLRADEMQGGKKDGGENLR
- the ribB gene encoding 3,4-dihydroxy-2-butanone-4-phosphate synthase: MSHSKFLSDPDDIIEEARNGRMVILVDDEERENEGDLVIPAQMATPDVINFMAKHGRGLICLALNRRRVEELGLSLMSQANQSRHQTAFTVSIEAREGISTGISAHDRARTIAVAIDESKGQTDIVSPGHVFPLVANDGGVLLRAGHTEAAVDIARLAGLYPAGVICEIMNDDGTMARMPELVEFAKEQGLRIGTIADLIEYRRRTEKLVERTLEARIDSRFGGLFKLFVYVNNVTYSEHIALVKGDISTPEPVLVRMHALNVLDDALGHTVYGASGRLHSAMQMIADEGRGVVVVIRESRATALSDAVRHMVDPGGQHNPELRDYGVGAQILLDLGVSDMILLSNTSRNIVGIEGYGLRVVDQRPLDLGIQG
- a CDS encoding 6,7-dimethyl-8-ribityllumazine synthase — translated: MSDAPHIMIVEAPYYTDISEELAKGAIAVLENAGATHERVPVPGAFEIPSAIQMAVRSLDFYNARKRYDGYVALGCVIRGETSHYDIVCEQTARGVQDLTLKYTLAIGFGLLTVENRDQAWVRASREQGDKGGEAARACLRMIELKRDFRLYPR